The proteins below come from a single Holdemania massiliensis genomic window:
- a CDS encoding response regulator transcription factor — protein MAKILIVDDEQMIREVVREYALINGYEVAEASDGLEALELVEKEDFDCVILDIMMPKLDGFSACKQIKKIKPIPIIMLSARQEEYDKLFGFELGVDDYVVKPFSPKELMARVKVILERFKTKDSEVLRFEGLQINVEGRSVTVDGEKANLTPKEIDLLLYMVKNKNIALSRMKLLEEVWDYDYFGDDRTVDTHIKMLRHNLKDYRKFIVTVRGMGYKFEA, from the coding sequence ATGGCCAAAATACTTATAGTTGATGACGAACAGATGATCCGCGAGGTCGTTCGGGAATATGCCCTGATCAATGGTTATGAAGTTGCCGAAGCCAGCGACGGCTTGGAGGCGTTGGAATTAGTGGAAAAGGAAGATTTCGACTGCGTGATTCTGGATATCATGATGCCGAAGCTGGATGGTTTTTCCGCATGCAAGCAAATTAAGAAGATCAAGCCGATTCCGATCATCATGCTTTCCGCCCGGCAGGAAGAATACGACAAGCTGTTCGGTTTTGAGTTAGGCGTCGATGACTATGTTGTCAAGCCGTTTTCACCGAAGGAGCTGATGGCGCGTGTGAAAGTGATTCTGGAACGTTTCAAGACCAAGGACAGCGAAGTTCTGCGTTTTGAAGGCCTGCAGATCAACGTCGAAGGCCGTTCCGTAACGGTCGACGGTGAGAAAGCAAACCTGACGCCGAAGGAAATTGATCTTTTGTTATATATGGTCAAAAATAAAAATATCGCGCTGTCGCGGATGAAGCTGCTTGAGGAAGTCTGGGATTACGATTATTTCGGAGATGACCGGACGGTCGATACGCACATCAAAATGCTGCGGCACAATTTAAAAGACTACCGCAAGTTTATCGTGACTGTCCGCGGAATGGGGTATAAGTTTGAAGCTTGA
- a CDS encoding sensor histidine kinase, with product MKLDFHGIKFNIWLYFMLFAAGLLALVGGAQLLLIKPYYRSNKISAIKEVAATIQEYVIDNQWLDEATIKKASQFAINNNVCAVVYNDSGSVVYNSDSLGDSCIFNQTMTVGSTQLQPLKNGQAMRELLILSDGELSEVLANQRSDQEMILYGKMVQANLANFYLFVNSPLEPLDSTLTIFQDQFFALALITLFLSIVISLFISTKLSRPIVQMKHSANELAKGHYDIHFEGSYFSEIDQLADTLNDATHKLSKVDELRRDLIANVSHDIKTPLTMIKAYAEMIHDISGDIPAKRDEHLDVIVREVDYLDHLVTDMAELSKMQSGSYQLKLGTFNLNQKIQNIVSLCQVMIDDHHYQLVIECPRSLTMTADEVKISQVIYNFLSNAFKHTPDGKKITIRAFEKNDWIQVEVEDEGEGIKKEDLPYIWDRYYKIDKKYQRAAGGSTGLGLAIVKAILDSHHAEYAVESEEGKGSRFWFRIRRSAEWKIKL from the coding sequence TTGAAGCTTGATTTTCATGGTATAAAGTTTAATATCTGGCTGTATTTCATGTTATTTGCAGCCGGACTTTTAGCTTTGGTCGGCGGTGCTCAGCTGCTTTTGATCAAACCGTATTACCGCAGCAACAAGATCTCGGCGATCAAGGAGGTTGCGGCGACGATTCAGGAATACGTGATTGATAATCAATGGCTGGATGAGGCGACGATCAAGAAGGCTTCGCAGTTTGCGATCAACAATAACGTCTGTGCTGTCGTCTATAATGACAGCGGCAGCGTCGTCTATAATTCCGATTCACTAGGCGATTCCTGCATCTTCAATCAGACGATGACCGTCGGCTCAACGCAGCTGCAGCCGCTTAAAAACGGCCAGGCGATGCGCGAGCTTCTGATATTAAGCGACGGGGAGCTGTCGGAGGTTTTAGCCAATCAGCGCAGCGATCAGGAAATGATTCTCTATGGCAAGATGGTGCAGGCCAACTTGGCCAATTTCTATCTGTTTGTCAACAGTCCTTTGGAACCTCTGGATTCGACGCTGACGATCTTTCAGGATCAGTTTTTTGCGTTGGCTTTGATCACGTTGTTTTTATCGATTGTCATTTCGCTGTTTATTTCAACAAAGCTGTCGCGGCCGATCGTGCAGATGAAGCATTCTGCCAATGAACTGGCCAAAGGCCATTATGATATTCACTTTGAAGGCAGCTATTTCAGTGAGATTGATCAGCTGGCTGATACGCTGAATGATGCGACGCACAAGCTGAGCAAGGTGGACGAGCTGCGCCGCGACTTGATTGCCAATGTCTCGCATGATATCAAAACGCCATTAACGATGATCAAGGCTTACGCGGAGATGATCCATGATATCTCCGGCGATATCCCAGCCAAGCGCGATGAGCATCTGGACGTCATCGTCAGAGAGGTGGATTATCTGGACCATCTGGTCACGGATATGGCGGAATTGTCCAAGATGCAGTCAGGCAGCTATCAGCTGAAACTGGGAACGTTTAATTTGAATCAGAAGATTCAGAATATCGTTTCGCTCTGTCAGGTCATGATTGACGATCATCATTACCAGCTGGTTATCGAATGTCCGCGCTCACTGACGATGACCGCGGATGAGGTCAAGATCAGTCAGGTGATTTATAATTTCCTGTCCAATGCCTTTAAGCATACCCCGGATGGTAAAAAAATAACGATCCGGGCGTTTGAGAAAAACGATTGGATTCAGGTTGAAGTGGAAGATGAAGGCGAAGGCATTAAAAAGGAAGATCTGCCTTATATCTGGGACCGATATTACAAAATTGACAAGAAATATCAGCGCGCGGCCGGCGGCAGTACAGGACTGGGATTGGCGATCGTCAAGGCAATTCTGGACAGCCACCATGCGGAATACGCTGTTGAAAGTGAGGAGGGGAAGGGCTCCCGGTTCTGGTTCAGAATCCGGCGCTCAGCAGAATGGAAAATCAAACTATAA
- a CDS encoding tRNA1(Val) (adenine(37)-N6)-methyltransferase, translating to MDYLPKLKLPLWQRKDMFCMNTDTVLLGEQMVVKSGESVLDLGCNNGALLLYASRFSPASLTGVDLFAEALALAEENMRINGLEAELICADLAEFRHLPFDVIVCNPPYFKTPDTDSINKNSFLAAARHEASCTLETLFAAGGRLLKDKGRFYMVHRADRLAEIIAALSESPLTLREATLVFDHRTHQATAVILELRKGKLGPVRFREPLWRPENVESSAENAGLQQ from the coding sequence TTGGATTATTTACCAAAGCTGAAATTACCATTGTGGCAGCGCAAGGATATGTTTTGCATGAATACGGATACGGTGCTGCTGGGCGAGCAGATGGTTGTTAAAAGCGGCGAAAGCGTGCTGGATCTGGGATGCAATAATGGAGCGCTGCTGCTGTACGCATCCCGTTTTTCACCCGCTTCTTTGACCGGCGTTGATCTGTTTGCTGAAGCGTTGGCGCTGGCGGAGGAAAACATGCGGATCAACGGACTGGAAGCCGAGCTGATTTGTGCGGATCTGGCTGAATTCAGGCATTTGCCGTTTGATGTTATCGTCTGTAACCCACCCTATTTTAAAACTCCGGATACCGATTCTATCAATAAAAATTCATTTCTGGCAGCGGCACGTCATGAAGCGAGCTGTACGCTGGAAACATTATTTGCTGCCGGTGGGCGTCTGCTGAAAGACAAGGGCCGGTTCTATATGGTGCACCGGGCTGACCGGCTGGCTGAAATCATCGCCGCGCTGTCAGAATCACCGCTGACTTTACGGGAAGCAACACTGGTCTTTGATCACCGCACCCATCAAGCCACTGCGGTTATTTTAGAACTGCGCAAAGGAAAACTAGGCCCGGTTCGATTTCGTGAACCGTTATGGCGGCCTGAAAACGTCGAGAGCTCTGCTGAGAACGCTGGCTTACAACAATAG
- a CDS encoding glucosaminidase domain-containing protein — protein sequence MLKLGRKWAAFLLCCLLVPITPLKAETTVIEIVDYRDGQEAVLQTFSTLKSAADYYAKHRHDESVVNLGVRQDGKLIAVDQGIVFFASEGCKVNTEYKDADTGNDGYLNGCYGADGAALDTDFTKMQVEFKLSGVRGKAKLAEVTLVPLSEAGNLSSYTVREGRLYHQIRQSQSSSRYATMIDLGPVPANLSSYGQLYSYDGHYFYEGPAVMLQDYQKGSTAASINSQEPFYFYYQYLSHRSLSYYTEAELTAYFQQTLGIDQSIVSYQDRDRNSVHDTLNQSLYYGEEGAFLQAQSLYGSNALMMLALSMNESASGRSSLSFTRNNLFGHAAYDSDVEANAKRYFKLSSSILSHAKTYVSASYLNPKKFQYHGGFFGDKASGMNVSYASDPYWGEKAASYYMQLDEAMGSKDLNQLTLGIHTQNVSLSIYSEPSSTSAVLYSTGKTAPLAFVLLEKIENGEGSWYKVQSEAAVAEDYTYRFEECIGYLPASSFDVILNADRLNTLQLKTAVFDAGEGTFPQGGSRIEIDLLENSEPYAPEPTKEGSVFVGWQENNGVYLAEYKAIQEISMVSLPLQQYAAGSRIDLKKGKVQVKYTDGTEEELPLTSSMVSGFDLNSEGVQTVTVSVGTVSTSYEIEVSEELNQLQDALKEDLDALIEAIDPAAVTEQQKTDLLKLKQRLDTTEVTSWTIAQIRALDTLLKPLLDNQRSLVLKSKDSQFSVSGLSLALPQTDPGQKKWIKDTYKLTLKQAKPQDEVQRQAETIASGNGAAIEQWFTVAGQKNYDSSLTLRTPLCITMSLPEGWDSSKKVTVWRLEDGDVIQMPTTQSASTLTFTSEALGQFVLTSRQTVNQYEDTPPVEVMTIAQNGLDWPQLMIKALIAVIALLILFAAVLILQRRADKKRRRALAKRAKRQRQIHRR from the coding sequence ATGTTAAAACTAGGAAGAAAATGGGCGGCGTTTCTTTTGTGCTGCCTGCTGGTGCCGATAACCCCGCTTAAGGCGGAAACGACAGTGATCGAGATCGTGGATTACCGCGATGGACAGGAAGCTGTGCTGCAGACGTTCAGCACGCTGAAAAGCGCCGCGGATTATTATGCAAAGCACCGTCATGACGAAAGCGTCGTCAACCTGGGCGTGCGGCAGGACGGCAAGCTGATCGCGGTGGATCAGGGAATCGTCTTCTTTGCATCCGAGGGATGCAAGGTTAATACGGAATACAAAGATGCCGATACTGGCAACGATGGATACCTCAACGGCTGTTATGGGGCAGATGGTGCGGCTCTGGATACGGATTTTACCAAAATGCAGGTGGAATTCAAACTTTCCGGCGTGCGCGGAAAAGCAAAGCTGGCGGAGGTGACGCTGGTACCGCTGTCTGAAGCGGGAAATTTAAGCAGTTATACTGTTCGCGAGGGTCGACTGTATCATCAGATCCGTCAAAGTCAGAGTTCCTCACGGTATGCGACGATGATTGATTTAGGACCGGTACCGGCCAATCTCAGCAGTTACGGGCAGCTGTACAGCTACGATGGTCATTATTTTTATGAGGGTCCGGCGGTGATGCTTCAGGATTATCAGAAGGGCAGTACCGCGGCTTCAATCAATTCACAGGAACCTTTTTATTTCTATTATCAATATTTATCCCATCGCTCACTTTCCTACTATACGGAAGCTGAATTAACAGCCTATTTTCAGCAAACATTGGGAATCGATCAGTCGATCGTATCCTATCAGGACCGCGACCGCAATTCCGTTCATGATACGCTCAACCAGTCGCTGTATTATGGTGAAGAAGGAGCCTTCTTACAGGCGCAGTCGCTGTATGGCTCCAATGCGCTGATGATGCTGGCGCTGTCGATGAACGAATCTGCCAGCGGACGCAGCTCGTTAAGCTTTACGCGCAACAATCTGTTTGGGCATGCGGCGTATGACAGCGATGTGGAAGCCAATGCGAAGCGCTACTTCAAATTAAGCAGCTCGATATTGTCGCATGCGAAAACATATGTATCCGCCAGCTATCTCAATCCGAAGAAGTTTCAGTATCACGGCGGCTTCTTTGGCGATAAAGCCAGCGGGATGAATGTCAGCTATGCTTCCGATCCGTATTGGGGAGAAAAAGCCGCGTCTTATTACATGCAGCTGGATGAAGCGATGGGTTCGAAAGATCTCAATCAGCTGACCTTGGGTATTCATACCCAGAATGTCAGTCTTTCAATATACAGCGAACCTTCATCCACTTCCGCCGTCTTGTATTCCACAGGCAAAACCGCGCCGCTGGCCTTTGTGCTGCTGGAAAAGATCGAAAACGGCGAAGGCAGCTGGTACAAGGTCCAGAGTGAAGCGGCTGTGGCTGAGGATTATACCTATCGTTTTGAAGAATGCATCGGCTATCTTCCTGCCTCCAGTTTCGATGTCATTCTCAATGCTGACCGGCTGAATACGCTGCAGCTGAAAACGGCTGTTTTTGATGCCGGCGAGGGAACATTCCCGCAGGGCGGCAGCCGCATTGAAATCGATTTGCTGGAAAACAGTGAGCCTTATGCCCCTGAACCTACAAAAGAAGGCAGTGTGTTTGTTGGCTGGCAGGAAAACAACGGGGTCTATCTTGCCGAGTATAAAGCAATTCAGGAAATTTCCATGGTTTCCCTGCCGCTGCAGCAGTATGCTGCAGGTTCACGCATTGATCTGAAAAAGGGAAAGGTTCAGGTCAAGTATACGGATGGGACTGAGGAAGAGCTGCCGTTAACCAGTTCGATGGTCAGTGGTTTTGATCTGAACAGCGAGGGAGTCCAGACCGTGACGGTGAGTGTCGGAACCGTATCAACCAGCTACGAAATTGAAGTGTCTGAGGAATTGAATCAGCTGCAGGATGCGCTGAAGGAAGATCTGGACGCCCTGATCGAGGCGATTGATCCAGCCGCAGTGACAGAGCAGCAGAAAACTGATTTGCTCAAGCTGAAACAGCGGTTGGATACGACAGAAGTGACTTCCTGGACAATTGCGCAGATCCGCGCTCTGGACACCTTGCTGAAACCCTTGCTGGACAACCAACGTTCTTTGGTTTTAAAATCCAAGGACAGCCAGTTTTCCGTTTCGGGACTAAGTCTGGCGCTGCCGCAGACGGATCCAGGTCAGAAAAAATGGATCAAGGACACCTATAAGCTGACCCTCAAGCAGGCTAAACCGCAGGATGAAGTGCAGCGGCAGGCAGAAACGATTGCCAGCGGCAACGGCGCGGCGATTGAACAGTGGTTTACCGTTGCAGGCCAGAAAAATTATGATTCATCGCTGACGCTGCGTACGCCGCTGTGCATTACAATGAGTCTGCCGGAAGGCTGGGACAGCTCCAAAAAAGTCACGGTGTGGCGCTTGGAGGACGGCGATGTAATTCAGATGCCGACGACCCAGAGTGCTTCAACGCTGACCTTTACAAGTGAAGCGCTGGGACAGTTTGTGCTGACCAGCCGTCAGACTGTCAACCAGTATGAAGATACACCGCCAGTGGAAGTCATGACGATAGCTCAGAACGGCCTGGATTGGCCGCAGCTGATGATTAAGGCATTAATCGCCGTGATTGCCTTGCTGATCTTATTTGCCGCCGTCTTAATTTTACAGCGGCGGGCCGATAAAAAACGCCGTCGTGCGCTTGCGAAAAGAGCGAAGCGTCAGCGTCAGATCCACCGCCGATAA
- a CDS encoding TetR/AcrR family transcriptional regulator C-terminal domain-containing protein, translating into MAAAELTRNAILKALETLMQKKTLDDIQIGQISELTGISRNTLYYHFSDKYEILDVLLKSQLTPVVNPLLTRAAWVRSLEAATQVLQRQPALSVHALNTHGRVNLGTVLRDIYQDFLRQQLQLSHPALSEKEQGLIVRFYTHAIVGLVQDWVSLGMKQDVGEAIDVIAQAVHENIFRAP; encoded by the coding sequence ATGGCCGCCGCTGAACTGACCCGCAATGCAATTTTAAAAGCTTTGGAAACACTGATGCAAAAGAAGACACTGGACGACATTCAAATCGGACAGATCAGTGAACTGACCGGTATCAGCCGCAATACACTTTATTATCATTTTTCAGACAAATATGAAATTCTGGATGTTTTATTGAAAAGTCAGCTTACGCCGGTAGTCAATCCGCTGCTGACCCGTGCTGCTTGGGTGCGTTCGCTGGAAGCCGCAACCCAGGTACTGCAGCGTCAGCCAGCCCTTTCTGTCCATGCCTTAAACACCCATGGACGGGTTAATTTAGGAACGGTTCTGCGCGATATCTATCAGGATTTTCTTCGCCAGCAGCTGCAGCTCAGCCATCCAGCTTTAAGTGAAAAGGAACAAGGTCTGATCGTACGGTTTTACACGCACGCCATCGTAGGATTAGTTCAAGACTGGGTCAGCCTGGGGATGAAGCAGGATGTCGGTGAAGCGATTGACGTCATCGCTCAGGCAGTCCATGAAAATATCTTTCGCGCTCCCTGA
- a CDS encoding alkyl/aryl-sulfatase has product MEYNDLTKPASEVTRQVHQQMKSLLDFEDAHEKNCALHNCLKKVEDLEIKNAEGEVIWSQKIACLDEEQEVATINPSLYRNAWLNHQTGLFKVVDGIYQVRGYDMSNLTVIAGKTGWIVCDPLISCECSKAALALVNEVLGERPVSAIVISHPHLDHFGGIKGIVDEAAVCNGQVPLIVPEHYTFHAVSENVYAMNAMQRRACYQYGTALDFNETGAIAMGIGMGQSRGTVTFIRPTDEIKHTGEKRIIDGIEFIFQMTPETESPAEMCWYLPQFKALWMAELCNATMHNLYTLRGTQIRDGNAWAFAITQAKALFGSEAEVLFQAHNWPHWGNREVNEILEETAAVYKFINDQTLLYMNQGLTPNEIAHTIQLPKSLEKVWTTRQYYGTLSHNAKAVYQRYLGWYDGNPVNLNPLTPTEQGQKLIALAGSSEALLKQAEKALEKGEYQWAAQLSNAVVFAEPDNLKARYLCADAMEQMGYQAESGPWRNCYLNGADELRHGVRSGRQAKNSGDLARCMDSRMMLDYWGILIDGQRAENLDIKLNLMITDTQQRYCVHLIHGALLVYPDIHESDADATLTMPRLGLAALLTRPATLQDKGIQIDGDAECLTRIMEVMVDFDRRFAIIEP; this is encoded by the coding sequence ATGGAATATAATGATTTAACCAAACCTGCCAGCGAAGTCACACGTCAGGTTCACCAACAGATGAAGTCGCTGCTGGACTTTGAGGATGCGCATGAAAAAAACTGCGCTCTGCACAACTGCCTGAAAAAAGTGGAAGATCTTGAAATTAAAAATGCGGAGGGTGAAGTCATCTGGAGTCAGAAGATTGCCTGTTTGGACGAGGAACAGGAAGTGGCGACAATCAACCCCAGCCTGTATCGCAACGCCTGGCTGAACCATCAGACAGGTTTGTTCAAAGTCGTTGACGGGATTTATCAGGTCCGCGGCTACGATATGTCCAATCTGACGGTAATTGCCGGAAAAACCGGATGGATTGTCTGCGATCCCCTGATCAGCTGCGAATGCTCAAAAGCCGCCTTAGCACTGGTCAATGAGGTGTTGGGAGAACGGCCGGTATCCGCGATTGTCATTTCCCATCCGCACTTGGATCATTTCGGCGGAATCAAAGGCATTGTCGATGAAGCTGCTGTTTGCAACGGACAAGTTCCGTTGATCGTTCCGGAACATTATACCTTCCATGCGGTGAGTGAGAATGTGTATGCCATGAATGCAATGCAGCGGCGGGCCTGTTATCAATATGGCACAGCGCTGGATTTTAATGAAACGGGAGCGATCGCGATGGGGATCGGCATGGGCCAGTCGCGCGGAACAGTCACCTTTATCCGTCCGACAGATGAAATCAAGCACACTGGCGAAAAACGGATCATCGACGGCATTGAATTCATTTTTCAAATGACGCCGGAAACCGAATCGCCGGCGGAGATGTGCTGGTATCTGCCGCAGTTTAAAGCGTTGTGGATGGCTGAATTATGCAATGCAACGATGCATAATCTCTATACGCTGCGCGGTACGCAGATTCGTGACGGCAATGCCTGGGCTTTTGCGATTACGCAGGCAAAAGCCTTGTTTGGAAGCGAAGCGGAGGTGTTGTTTCAGGCACATAACTGGCCGCATTGGGGAAATCGTGAAGTCAATGAAATCCTGGAGGAAACCGCGGCAGTCTATAAATTTATCAACGATCAGACTTTGTTGTATATGAACCAGGGACTGACGCCGAATGAGATTGCCCATACGATCCAGCTGCCGAAATCGTTGGAAAAGGTCTGGACAACCCGGCAGTATTACGGTACGCTCTCGCACAATGCCAAAGCTGTTTATCAGCGGTATCTGGGCTGGTATGACGGAAACCCGGTTAATCTGAACCCTTTAACGCCAACTGAGCAGGGGCAAAAGCTGATCGCGCTTGCAGGGAGCAGTGAAGCTTTGCTGAAACAGGCTGAGAAAGCCTTGGAGAAAGGGGAATACCAATGGGCTGCCCAGCTGTCCAACGCTGTTGTTTTCGCTGAGCCGGACAATTTGAAAGCCCGTTATCTTTGCGCAGATGCGATGGAACAGATGGGATATCAGGCTGAATCCGGACCTTGGCGCAACTGTTACCTTAATGGGGCGGATGAGCTGCGGCATGGCGTGCGGAGCGGGCGTCAGGCGAAAAACTCCGGGGATCTGGCCCGCTGTATGGACAGCCGTATGATGCTGGATTATTGGGGAATCCTCATCGACGGCCAACGGGCGGAAAATTTAGATATCAAGCTGAATCTGATGATCACAGATACGCAGCAGCGATACTGCGTTCACCTCATTCATGGCGCTTTACTGGTCTATCCGGACATTCATGAAAGCGATGCTGATGCCACGCTGACGATGCCGCGGCTGGGCCTGGCGGCCTTGCTTACCCGCCCTGCCACTCTGCAGGATAAGGGAATTCAGATCGACGGTGATGCTGAGTGTCTGACAAGGATCATGGAAGTCATGGTTGATTTTGACCGGCGCTTTGCGATCATTGAACCCTAG
- a CDS encoding amidohydrolase family protein, protein MKIFANHAHIFRKDQRPDGTVSALLEVMAKTGIDQCVCFAPFYEWGLDYNPNLWMAEELKHHPELTGFGVVDIHGQDLEGQVKHIRELGFKGIKLHPAFQKFAIDGPEAFQVYAAAQEAGLFLSFHTGVHWHRIKDYQPLLFDEVAWNFPDLKFSMEHVGGYCFFNEALAVILNNRAEESGKCNIYAGLTSVFDQDRNRFWYLGQEKVQTLLHMTSDELCLFGLDFPYNDAGKITEAIEEIMHLPIDEDAKQRILGGNLARVLNVDF, encoded by the coding sequence ATGAAAATATTTGCCAATCATGCGCACATATTCCGCAAAGATCAGCGGCCGGATGGAACTGTCAGTGCTTTGCTTGAAGTTATGGCTAAAACAGGCATTGATCAATGTGTGTGTTTTGCCCCATTTTATGAATGGGGGCTTGACTACAATCCAAATCTATGGATGGCTGAAGAATTAAAGCATCATCCGGAATTAACCGGCTTTGGCGTTGTTGACATTCATGGTCAGGATCTTGAAGGTCAGGTCAAACACATCCGTGAGCTGGGATTCAAAGGCATTAAGCTGCATCCAGCCTTTCAGAAATTTGCGATTGACGGCCCTGAAGCTTTCCAGGTTTATGCCGCAGCGCAGGAAGCCGGGCTGTTCTTGTCCTTTCATACCGGTGTACACTGGCATCGAATTAAGGACTATCAGCCTTTGTTGTTCGATGAAGTCGCCTGGAATTTTCCGGATCTCAAATTTTCCATGGAACATGTCGGCGGCTATTGCTTCTTTAACGAAGCTCTGGCGGTGATCCTGAACAACCGCGCGGAAGAATCCGGAAAATGCAACATCTATGCCGGATTGACCAGTGTCTTTGATCAAGACCGCAACCGCTTTTGGTATTTAGGTCAGGAAAAAGTCCAAACCCTGCTGCATATGACAAGCGATGAATTGTGTTTATTCGGACTTGATTTTCCTTACAATGATGCCGGAAAAATCACCGAAGCCATTGAAGAAATCATGCACCTGCCTATCGATGAGGACGCAAAGCAGCGAATTTTAGGCGGTAATTTAGCCCGCGTTTTAAATGTTGACTTTTAG
- a CDS encoding GntR family transcriptional regulator, producing MFLINTQSNEPIYEQIKRQIVRFIEAGVLQPDEKLISVRSLAQQLNINPNTVQKAYQELEAEGILYTLPKKGVFVRGMPASASVSGVETEVRQLLQLCRKLKISTEELIEMIRKEGENDVDR from the coding sequence TTGTTTCTGATCAATACGCAAAGCAATGAACCGATCTATGAACAGATCAAACGTCAGATCGTGCGGTTCATTGAAGCCGGAGTACTGCAGCCGGATGAAAAGCTGATCTCGGTGCGCTCGCTGGCCCAGCAGTTGAATATCAATCCCAACACTGTGCAAAAGGCCTATCAGGAGCTGGAAGCGGAAGGCATTCTTTATACGCTGCCCAAAAAAGGGGTGTTTGTCCGGGGGATGCCCGCGAGCGCAAGCGTCAGCGGTGTGGAAACGGAAGTCCGGCAGCTGCTTCAGCTGTGCCGCAAGCTGAAGATCAGCACTGAAGAGCTGATTGAAATGATCAGGAAGGAAGGGGAAAATGATGTTGATCGTTGA